The proteins below come from a single Streptomyces tubercidicus genomic window:
- a CDS encoding DHA2 family efflux MFS transporter permease subunit has protein sequence MRTERDRETRSGTTGCATEAAAAPGLLLLLACGAMFLVILDATIVSVALPAVGSELGFGGAGLGWVVNAYTLTFAGFLLLGGRLADLSGTRLVLVTGLAIFTLANLWSGLAAGPAQLVTARAVQGVGGALLMPATLTVVHQAYGDPVRRARALGLWSMVGAVGAAAGTVLGGVLTDALGWRWVFWVKVPIGLAVAVAGWLVLPRRTAAAEPGQERRPIDVVGALLVTAGLAALVYGVVTVRAAGARGVAFGSLAGAVVLLALFLVHQARWAREPLVPLSIFAHRSVSSANAVVFGMGVAYLASPVLLALYLQQVLHYSPTRAGLGFLPSAFAVMIGAQLAGRLTPRWGTRRTAAAGTAVSAAGFLWLSGIGAHSAFLTDIALPASLFGLGAGVAFTPITVAATGGVAPSMTGLASGLLNTTRQVATALGIAVLTTLAESRGGAPGYALAFAVSAGLSLLASVAAVVWMPSGGERMSSSGV, from the coding sequence GTGCGTACGGAAAGGGACAGGGAAACCCGGAGCGGGACGACCGGGTGCGCCACGGAGGCCGCCGCGGCGCCTGGGCTGCTCCTGCTGCTCGCGTGCGGAGCGATGTTCCTGGTCATCCTCGACGCCACGATCGTCTCGGTCGCGCTGCCCGCCGTCGGCTCCGAACTCGGCTTCGGCGGCGCGGGGCTGGGGTGGGTGGTGAATGCCTACACCCTGACCTTCGCCGGATTCCTGTTACTGGGCGGCCGATTGGCCGACCTCTCCGGCACCCGGCTGGTGCTGGTGACGGGGCTTGCGATCTTCACCCTCGCCAATCTGTGGTCCGGACTCGCCGCCGGCCCGGCGCAGTTGGTGACCGCCCGCGCTGTGCAGGGCGTCGGCGGCGCGCTGTTGATGCCGGCCACGCTGACCGTCGTGCACCAGGCGTACGGCGATCCCGTACGGCGTGCCCGGGCACTCGGTCTGTGGAGCATGGTCGGTGCGGTCGGTGCCGCGGCCGGAACCGTGCTCGGCGGGGTGCTCACCGACGCGCTGGGCTGGCGCTGGGTGTTCTGGGTGAAGGTCCCCATCGGCCTGGCCGTCGCAGTGGCCGGGTGGCTGGTTCTGCCCCGCCGGACGGCCGCCGCGGAACCGGGACAAGAGCGTCGTCCCATTGACGTCGTCGGGGCGCTCCTGGTGACGGCCGGGCTCGCCGCGCTCGTATACGGGGTGGTGACGGTGCGCGCCGCGGGCGCACGCGGTGTGGCGTTCGGCAGCCTGGCCGGTGCCGTGGTGCTGCTGGCGCTCTTCCTCGTCCACCAAGCCCGGTGGGCCCGCGAGCCCCTCGTCCCCTTGAGCATCTTCGCCCACCGCTCGGTCAGCAGCGCCAACGCCGTCGTCTTCGGAATGGGGGTCGCCTACCTCGCCAGTCCCGTGCTGCTCGCGCTCTATCTGCAACAGGTGCTCCACTACAGCCCCACCCGTGCGGGGCTCGGCTTCCTGCCGTCCGCCTTCGCCGTGATGATCGGCGCTCAGCTGGCGGGCCGCCTCACCCCGCGCTGGGGCACTCGCCGTACCGCTGCGGCGGGAACGGCCGTCTCCGCCGCCGGCTTTCTCTGGCTGTCGGGCATCGGCGCCCACAGCGCCTTCCTGACGGATATCGCGCTCCCCGCGTCGCTGTTCGGGCTCGGCGCCGGTGTGGCGTTCACGCCCATCACCGTGGCGGCCACCGGCGGCGTCGCCCCCTCCATGACGGGGCTCGCCTCGGGCCTGCTCAACACGACCCGCCAGGTGGCCACGGCACTCGGCATCGCCGTACTCACCACCCTCGCCGAATCCCGCGGTGGCGCTCCTGGCTATGCACTCGCCTTCGCGGTGTCGGCGGGGCTGAGCCTGCTTGCCTCTGTGGCGGCGGTGGTGTGGATGCCGTCGGGGGGTGAGCGTATGAGTTCCTCGGGGGTGTGA
- a CDS encoding DeoR/GlpR family DNA-binding transcription regulator, protein MAGTDRLRQITEAVREAGSLGVAELAGLTGASEMTIRRDLELLASQGVLERYRGGARSLLLRGEEPPFALRAQEGLEAKRRIAAEAARLVADGESVVLDSGTTCLEVARQLTDRRLTVLPLSLHAVNALTDAPQLTLLVPGGRPRPGELALTGPLTQASLAALRFDTAIIGCCGLNAANGLTAYDLDDAAVKRAAITSSRRVIAVAEAAKLSRTALAFVTPAPDLHAVITEESAPDDETEQLTAAGVTVRKV, encoded by the coding sequence ATGGCTGGCACAGATCGACTCAGGCAGATCACAGAAGCAGTGCGCGAGGCAGGAAGCCTCGGCGTCGCGGAGCTCGCCGGGCTCACCGGCGCCTCCGAGATGACCATCCGCCGCGACCTGGAGCTCCTGGCTTCCCAGGGGGTACTTGAGCGCTACCGAGGAGGCGCACGCAGCCTGCTGCTGCGCGGCGAGGAACCACCCTTCGCCCTGCGGGCCCAGGAGGGACTGGAGGCCAAGCGGCGCATCGCCGCCGAGGCCGCCCGGCTGGTCGCCGACGGAGAGTCCGTAGTACTCGACAGCGGCACCACCTGCCTGGAGGTGGCCCGGCAACTGACAGACCGCCGGCTGACCGTACTGCCGCTCTCCCTCCACGCGGTGAATGCCCTCACAGACGCGCCACAGCTGACGCTCCTGGTACCCGGCGGCCGACCCCGCCCCGGCGAACTGGCACTGACCGGCCCCCTCACCCAGGCCTCCCTGGCCGCCCTCCGTTTCGACACCGCGATCATCGGCTGCTGCGGCCTGAATGCGGCGAACGGCCTGACCGCCTACGACTTGGACGATGCCGCCGTCAAACGCGCCGCGATCACCTCTTCCCGCCGCGTGATCGCCGTCGCGGAGGCCGCCAAGCTCTCCCGTACCGCCCTCGCGTTCGTCACCCCCGCCCCTGACCTGCACGCCGTCATCACCGAGGAGTCCGCACCGGACGACGAGACCGAGCAACTGACGGCGGCGGGCGTGACCGTACGGAAGGTATGA
- a CDS encoding MFS transporter, producing MERSLRVGRLATFAYFVLNGFLMGMWIVHIPGIEHRVGIGHAVLGWLLLLLGAGAFAGMQIVGPLTDRFGTRTVVPLSAALCSAAVVLPGWATSGWTLGAALLVLGLGNGCLDVSMNAHAVQVERGYQRPVMSAFHAAFSIGGVLAALVGARMLSWGWSAAATLGAVALLGVAVAAVAAPALLPLQGAHTAGAPEDPDAPVAAVGKARHGTPRRIWGLATLALMIMLCEGVANDWSTLHLRHALGAPPATAALAYGAFSTAMTIGRLLADRVAARFGSVAVLRYGASAAALGLTAASLSSSIPMALTGWTLFGAGLSGCVPQLFSAAGHADPAAAGANVSRVAGLGYLGMLAGPTVIGPLTEVMPLHLTFFLPVAFCIVAAATAGILRWKAVEGSGVLRGPLLERPGMERPGMGRPGMGRMSERDVDAG from the coding sequence GTGGAGAGATCACTGCGGGTCGGTCGACTGGCCACCTTCGCCTACTTCGTCCTGAACGGCTTCCTGATGGGGATGTGGATCGTCCATATCCCCGGTATCGAGCATCGCGTAGGGATCGGCCATGCCGTGCTTGGCTGGCTCCTGCTGCTGCTCGGTGCGGGAGCCTTCGCCGGTATGCAGATCGTCGGCCCCCTGACCGACCGCTTCGGCACCCGCACCGTCGTACCGCTCAGCGCAGCCCTGTGCAGTGCGGCCGTGGTCCTGCCGGGATGGGCCACGAGCGGCTGGACGCTGGGGGCGGCGCTACTGGTGCTCGGTCTCGGCAACGGCTGTCTGGATGTCAGCATGAACGCCCATGCCGTGCAGGTCGAGCGCGGCTACCAGCGGCCCGTCATGTCCGCGTTCCATGCCGCTTTCTCCATCGGCGGCGTCCTTGCCGCGTTGGTCGGCGCCCGGATGCTCAGCTGGGGGTGGAGCGCGGCAGCGACCCTCGGTGCGGTGGCACTGCTGGGCGTGGCCGTGGCAGCGGTGGCGGCCCCCGCGCTGCTGCCGCTCCAGGGTGCTCATACGGCTGGTGCCCCTGAGGACCCAGATGCCCCCGTTGCTGCCGTCGGGAAGGCGCGACACGGAACTCCCCGGCGTATCTGGGGACTTGCAACCCTCGCATTGATGATCATGCTGTGCGAAGGCGTGGCCAATGACTGGAGCACGCTTCACCTGCGTCACGCCCTGGGAGCGCCGCCCGCCACCGCCGCCCTCGCCTACGGGGCCTTCTCCACCGCCATGACCATCGGCCGTCTGCTCGCCGACCGGGTGGCCGCGCGCTTCGGCTCCGTCGCCGTTCTCCGCTACGGGGCATCCGCCGCCGCACTCGGTCTCACTGCGGCTTCGCTCTCCTCCTCGATCCCCATGGCCCTGACCGGCTGGACACTGTTCGGCGCCGGACTCTCCGGTTGCGTCCCCCAACTCTTCAGCGCCGCAGGCCACGCCGACCCGGCCGCCGCCGGGGCCAACGTCTCCCGCGTCGCGGGCCTCGGCTACCTCGGCATGCTCGCCGGGCCCACGGTCATCGGCCCCCTGACCGAGGTCATGCCGCTCCACCTCACGTTCTTCCTGCCCGTGGCGTTCTGCATCGTCGCCGCTGCCACGGCCGGCATCCTCCGGTGGAAGGCAGTGGAAGGCAGCGGCGTTCTACGAGGCCCCTTGCTGGAACGTCCTGGCATGGAACGTCCTGGCATGGGACGTCCTGGCATGGGACGTATGTCAGAACGTGATGTAGACGCTGGGTAG
- a CDS encoding FG-GAP-like repeat-containing protein — protein sequence MHRIVALSAVLTTVAAGTFVSGPAVAAAAPYRGANTATVQDDFNGDGYRDLAVGAPGAANGAVEGAGAVVVLYGSASSVGAARRTVITQASAGVPGEPEASDGFGTSVASADLDRDGYADLLVGAPHEAVDGKEARGSVTVVWGGPSGPKGGATISPVAEFGKLQTLCGFGVGLATGDMNGDGAPEVTVASRCEGAAYTGPFTRSGQAASQYREWRIGARGVVMGDVNGDGRAERFWLPGATDGDRRGPVLLDRGPVDPSDPTKDAPLKLPYADGHTGQIGDVNGDGYGDLITGIADDATVDGERGAHKGGEIQVLYGSAHGITADQQPRIFHQDTEGIPGAGEFEDRFGQSLSIGDINADGYADVLVGVPGEAIGTRAYAGGAVLLYGSAAGLTTNKSTAYSQDTPGISDSAETDDGFGSAVHLADLTKDGKAEAVVGTPSENTDGCTWLARGTQTGPAVNGSTTLCGKETGLTLRGPHALFGAALPSVYITF from the coding sequence TTGCACAGGATCGTTGCGTTATCCGCCGTGCTCACCACGGTCGCCGCCGGCACCTTTGTCTCCGGTCCGGCAGTAGCGGCGGCCGCGCCGTACCGAGGCGCCAATACGGCGACGGTGCAGGATGACTTCAATGGTGACGGCTACCGTGATCTGGCAGTGGGGGCACCTGGTGCGGCCAACGGCGCGGTGGAAGGAGCCGGTGCGGTAGTGGTGCTGTACGGGTCGGCCTCCTCGGTGGGTGCCGCCCGACGCACCGTGATTACTCAGGCGAGTGCGGGAGTGCCGGGTGAGCCGGAAGCGTCCGACGGGTTCGGCACATCGGTGGCGAGTGCGGACCTCGACCGCGACGGCTACGCGGACCTGCTGGTCGGTGCGCCCCATGAGGCCGTGGACGGCAAGGAGGCGCGCGGTTCGGTGACCGTGGTGTGGGGCGGGCCGTCCGGGCCGAAAGGCGGGGCGACAATCAGCCCCGTCGCAGAGTTCGGCAAGCTCCAGACCCTCTGTGGCTTCGGCGTGGGACTGGCTACGGGGGACATGAACGGGGACGGTGCCCCGGAGGTGACCGTGGCGTCGCGCTGTGAAGGTGCCGCCTATACAGGCCCCTTCACTCGCAGCGGGCAGGCCGCCTCGCAGTACCGGGAATGGCGCATCGGCGCACGCGGAGTGGTGATGGGCGATGTCAACGGTGACGGCCGAGCCGAGCGGTTCTGGCTGCCCGGAGCGACCGATGGCGACCGTCGCGGCCCCGTGCTCCTCGATCGCGGCCCGGTGGACCCCTCCGACCCCACAAAGGACGCGCCGCTCAAACTGCCCTACGCCGACGGTCACACCGGTCAGATCGGGGACGTGAACGGCGATGGCTACGGCGATCTGATCACCGGTATCGCCGACGACGCAACGGTTGACGGTGAGCGTGGCGCCCACAAGGGAGGCGAGATTCAGGTCCTTTACGGCAGCGCCCATGGCATCACCGCCGATCAGCAGCCCCGCATCTTCCACCAGGACACCGAGGGTATCCCGGGCGCCGGGGAATTCGAGGACCGATTCGGGCAGTCGCTGAGCATCGGTGACATCAATGCGGACGGCTATGCCGATGTCCTGGTCGGCGTGCCCGGTGAAGCGATCGGCACCCGCGCCTACGCCGGCGGTGCCGTCCTCCTGTACGGATCCGCCGCCGGCCTGACCACAAACAAATCCACCGCCTATTCCCAGGACACCCCCGGCATCTCCGACAGCGCCGAAACCGACGACGGATTCGGCAGCGCCGTCCATCTCGCCGACCTCACCAAAGACGGCAAGGCGGAAGCCGTCGTGGGCACTCCCTCCGAGAACACCGACGGCTGCACCTGGCTCGCCCGCGGCACCCAAACCGGCCCCGCCGTCAACGGTTCGACCACCCTCTGCGGCAAGGAAACCGGCCTCACCCTGCGCGGCCCCCACGCCCTCTTCGGCGCCGCCCTACCCAGCGTCTACATCACGTTCTGA
- a CDS encoding class I SAM-dependent methyltransferase produces the protein MAEHDTDHGYLLDNKQSEAGIRFGALAELFDPVTFRHVDQLGIGAGMRCWEVGAGGPSVPLGLAERVGPTGTVLATDIDVSWTSRIADGVIEVLTHDVAADPPPPGGFDLVHARLVLVHVTDRAEALRRMVQALRPGGWLLLEDADPTLQPLPCPDESGPEQRLANRMRSGFRALMAARGADLAYGRTLPRVLREAGLDDVQADAYFPITSPACAVLEDATVRQVRHHLTGQGLATDEEIDRHLANVATGQLDLATGPMISAWGRRRP, from the coding sequence ATGGCTGAACATGACACCGACCACGGTTACCTGCTGGACAACAAGCAGTCCGAGGCGGGTATCCGCTTCGGCGCTCTCGCCGAGCTGTTCGACCCGGTGACGTTCCGGCACGTCGACCAGCTCGGCATCGGTGCCGGTATGCGGTGCTGGGAGGTCGGCGCCGGCGGTCCCTCCGTACCCCTCGGGCTGGCCGAGCGCGTCGGTCCGACGGGCACGGTGCTCGCCACCGACATCGATGTGTCCTGGACCTCCCGTATTGCCGACGGCGTGATCGAGGTGCTCACCCACGACGTGGCGGCCGACCCGCCGCCGCCCGGTGGCTTCGATCTCGTACACGCCCGACTGGTCCTGGTCCACGTCACCGACCGCGCCGAGGCCCTGCGCCGGATGGTCCAGGCGCTGCGGCCCGGCGGCTGGCTGCTTCTGGAGGACGCCGACCCGACGTTGCAGCCGCTGCCGTGCCCGGACGAGTCGGGTCCCGAACAGCGCCTCGCCAACCGGATGCGGTCCGGCTTCCGCGCCCTGATGGCAGCACGCGGCGCGGACCTCGCGTACGGGCGAACCCTGCCCAGGGTGCTCCGCGAGGCCGGTCTGGACGATGTGCAGGCCGATGCGTACTTCCCGATCACCTCGCCGGCGTGCGCCGTACTGGAGGACGCGACCGTACGGCAGGTCCGCCACCATCTGACAGGACAGGGGCTTGCCACCGACGAGGAAATCGACCGTCATCTGGCAAACGTCGCCACCGGCCAACTCGACCTGGCCACCGGCCCGATGATCTCCGCATGGGGACGCCGCCGCCCGTAG
- a CDS encoding RNA polymerase sigma factor SigF, translating into MRNSTSTVGTAQETSSKVCAVPAPAALPQIPDPQHVAPADARRLSKLLLLRLESLEEGTQEYQYVRNTLIEMNLTLVRYVARRFSSRRESMEDVLQVGTIGLIKAIDRYDPSRDVEFTTLAVPYIQGEIKRFFRDTTWSVRVPRRLQELRIDLARAREELEAEGSHEPSVAELAEHLGIPEEEVAEGLVACNGYDSDSIDRPIQAGGGGKQQTGLVADLVGTEDPALALAEDIQALKPHLAKLDDRDRTLLQLRFGAEMTQSEIGEELGLSQMHVSRLLTRVCAKLREGLLA; encoded by the coding sequence ATGCGCAACAGCACCTCGACGGTAGGGACGGCGCAGGAGACCTCGTCGAAGGTGTGTGCCGTCCCGGCTCCGGCGGCGCTGCCGCAGATTCCGGACCCGCAGCATGTCGCTCCCGCCGACGCACGGAGGCTCTCGAAGCTGCTGCTTCTGCGACTTGAGTCGCTGGAAGAGGGCACGCAGGAGTACCAGTACGTGCGCAACACCCTCATCGAGATGAACCTGACCCTGGTGCGCTATGTGGCCCGCCGGTTCTCCAGCCGCAGGGAGTCCATGGAGGATGTGTTGCAGGTCGGGACGATCGGTCTGATCAAGGCGATCGACCGCTACGACCCCTCCCGTGACGTGGAGTTCACCACTCTCGCCGTCCCGTACATCCAGGGCGAGATCAAGCGGTTCTTCCGGGACACGACCTGGTCGGTGCGGGTGCCGAGGCGTCTGCAGGAGCTTCGTATCGACCTGGCCCGTGCCCGGGAGGAGCTGGAGGCGGAGGGCAGTCATGAGCCGTCCGTCGCGGAGCTTGCCGAGCACCTCGGGATTCCCGAGGAGGAGGTGGCGGAGGGATTGGTGGCCTGTAACGGCTACGACAGTGACTCCATCGACCGGCCCATCCAGGCCGGTGGCGGCGGCAAGCAGCAGACGGGTCTCGTCGCCGACCTCGTCGGCACCGAGGACCCCGCCCTGGCCCTGGCCGAAGACATCCAGGCCCTCAAGCCGCACCTGGCCAAGCTCGACGACCGCGACCGCACCCTCCTCCAGCTGCGCTTCGGCGCGGAGATGACACAGTCCGAGATCGGCGAGGAACTCGGCCTCTCCCAGATGCATGTCTCGCGCCTGCTGACCCGCGTCTGCGCAAAGCTGCGTGAGGGGCTGCTCGCCTGA
- a CDS encoding LysE family translocator, with product MIPMDALWTFSLMVGLLTLTPGLDTALILRTAALGHRLRAWGVVLGIQSGTLIWGMLTSLGVTALLTASHLAYEILRWAGAAYLVWIGGRMLWGTLRRSMDEAPEAPGSRAEVNVGSGSDDSLLGGWRQGVTTNLLNPKMGAFYVAVLPQFLPADASHLAGGVLLTGIHILLAVIWAGVLITLGHVLRERLQRPRARRYLDRITGTVIAAFGIRLAFGE from the coding sequence ATGATCCCCATGGACGCGTTGTGGACGTTCTCTTTGATGGTCGGACTCCTCACCCTCACTCCCGGGCTGGACACCGCCCTCATCCTTCGCACTGCCGCGCTCGGGCACCGCCTACGCGCCTGGGGCGTGGTCCTCGGAATCCAGAGCGGCACACTGATCTGGGGCATGCTCACCTCGCTCGGTGTCACGGCACTGCTGACCGCCTCGCACCTCGCGTACGAGATCCTCCGCTGGGCCGGGGCCGCGTACCTGGTGTGGATCGGTGGCCGGATGCTCTGGGGAACCTTGCGCCGCTCGATGGACGAGGCCCCGGAGGCTCCCGGGAGCCGGGCCGAGGTCAACGTGGGTTCAGGCTCCGACGACTCCCTGCTCGGCGGCTGGCGTCAAGGGGTCACAACCAACCTTCTCAACCCGAAGATGGGCGCTTTCTACGTCGCGGTGCTCCCGCAGTTCCTGCCCGCCGACGCCTCGCACCTCGCCGGGGGCGTGCTCCTGACCGGCATACACATCCTTCTGGCCGTCATATGGGCCGGCGTACTGATCACCCTCGGGCATGTGCTCCGAGAGCGTCTGCAACGGCCCAGGGCACGCCGCTATCTCGACCGCATCACGGGTACGGTCATCGCCGCCTTCGGGATCCGGCTCGCATTCGGGGAGTGA
- a CDS encoding VOC family protein yields the protein MATQLNPYISFSGEAKQAMEFYKEVLGGDLAVNTYGNFGSEAPPGYADKVMHSQLETASGFTLMGADNPPGTEHKPGNNFAVSLSGDDSDELRGYWDKLSADGTVSVPLEKQMWGDVFGMCTDKFGITWMVNISEQG from the coding sequence GTGGCCACTCAACTCAACCCGTACATCAGCTTCTCCGGTGAAGCGAAGCAAGCCATGGAGTTCTACAAGGAGGTCCTCGGCGGCGACCTGGCCGTCAACACCTACGGCAACTTCGGCTCCGAGGCACCACCCGGATACGCCGACAAGGTCATGCACAGCCAGCTCGAAACGGCCAGCGGATTCACCCTGATGGGCGCCGACAACCCGCCCGGAACCGAACACAAGCCGGGGAACAACTTCGCCGTGAGCCTGAGCGGCGACGACTCGGACGAACTGCGCGGCTACTGGGACAAGCTGTCCGCTGACGGCACCGTGTCCGTCCCCCTGGAAAAGCAGATGTGGGGTGACGTGTTCGGCATGTGCACCGACAAGTTCGGCATCACATGGATGGTCAACATCAGCGAGCAGGGCTGA
- a CDS encoding FAD-dependent monooxygenase: MNADVDVLIAGAGPTGLLLANELGLAGVRTAVAERLPRRTGQSKALNLQPRTAEVLDCRGWLEPLLDRSLALLPSGHFAGLPLNYGALDTAFPHQVGIPQARVEEFLEDHLAEHGVPVQRGRELTSFQQDADGVTATLLGPDGTESTVQAGYLVGADGGRSTVRRILGVPFPGRDGRIGMAVADVELRPADEAPGEPVEGYETHRRVTQVPGGDEVFAATEAGSDGTGEPWHLPDLSPDPAGLAFLLPLGGGVHRLILGGPEQQGVDRDAPVTADEVRTALVRCPGPPRELRAIRWASRFTDASRQAERYADGRVLLAGDAAHIHAPAGGQGLNLGMQDAFNLGWKLAAVARGRAPTELLATYHTERHPVGARVLANTRAQMALTLPDPDAMAVRDLLADLLTTPEANHHIAAMIAGTDIRYPMPGAPHHPLLGARAPGVQLPSGRAALLTAAPTSAAAAAAKDWGDRVDRLGPLGPAANGDEALLVRPDGHVCWAGRNDDADSLRAALARWFGPIS; encoded by the coding sequence GTGAACGCCGACGTCGACGTACTGATCGCGGGTGCGGGCCCGACCGGCCTGCTGCTCGCCAACGAACTGGGCCTGGCCGGGGTGCGGACGGCCGTCGCGGAACGGCTGCCCCGTCGGACGGGCCAATCCAAGGCGCTCAACTTGCAGCCCCGAACCGCCGAGGTGCTGGACTGCCGGGGCTGGCTGGAGCCGCTCCTGGACCGGTCGCTGGCCCTCCTCCCCTCCGGCCACTTCGCCGGACTGCCGCTCAACTACGGCGCCCTGGACACCGCGTTCCCGCATCAGGTCGGCATCCCGCAGGCCCGGGTAGAGGAGTTCCTGGAGGACCACCTCGCCGAGCACGGCGTACCGGTTCAGCGAGGCCGGGAACTGACGTCCTTCCAGCAGGACGCGGACGGCGTCACCGCCACCCTCCTCGGGCCCGATGGCACCGAAAGCACTGTCCAGGCCGGGTACTTGGTAGGCGCGGACGGCGGGCGCAGCACCGTGCGGCGCATCCTGGGCGTGCCCTTCCCGGGCCGGGACGGCCGGATCGGCATGGCCGTCGCCGATGTCGAACTCCGTCCGGCCGACGAGGCGCCGGGCGAGCCGGTGGAGGGGTACGAGACCCACCGCAGGGTCACTCAAGTGCCCGGCGGCGACGAGGTCTTCGCCGCCACAGAGGCCGGATCCGACGGCACCGGCGAGCCCTGGCACCTTCCCGACCTCAGCCCGGACCCCGCGGGTCTCGCCTTCCTTCTGCCACTCGGCGGCGGTGTGCACCGGCTGATCCTCGGCGGCCCCGAGCAGCAGGGCGTCGACCGCGACGCCCCGGTCACCGCGGACGAGGTCCGCACCGCACTGGTCCGATGCCCAGGCCCGCCGCGCGAACTCCGCGCCATCCGTTGGGCGTCCCGCTTCACCGACGCCTCCCGGCAGGCCGAGCGGTACGCCGACGGCAGGGTGCTACTGGCCGGCGACGCCGCCCACATCCACGCCCCCGCCGGCGGACAGGGCCTCAACCTCGGCATGCAGGACGCGTTCAACCTGGGCTGGAAGCTCGCCGCCGTGGCCCGAGGCCGGGCCCCCACCGAACTGCTGGCCACCTATCACACCGAGCGCCACCCAGTCGGCGCCCGGGTCCTGGCCAACACCCGCGCCCAGATGGCGCTAACGCTCCCCGACCCGGACGCCATGGCCGTACGCGACCTGCTCGCCGACCTGCTCACCACCCCGGAGGCCAACCACCACATCGCCGCCATGATCGCCGGCACAGACATCCGCTACCCCATGCCCGGCGCGCCGCACCACCCGCTGCTCGGCGCACGTGCACCTGGCGTCCAGCTCCCCTCCGGCCGCGCAGCCCTGCTGACCGCCGCCCCCACATCAGCGGCCGCAGCCGCGGCGAAGGATTGGGGAGACCGGGTCGACCGTCTCGGACCTCTCGGACCCGCGGCCAACGGCGACGAGGCATTGCTGGTCCGGCCGGACGGTCACGTCTGCTGGGCCGGCCGAAATGACGACGCGGACAGCCTGCGCGCCGCCCTCGCCCGTTGGTTCGGGCCGATTTCCTAG
- a CDS encoding VC0807 family protein, translating into MTTADTGEHTMATHQTPQTQTQTQTQTDTAQTDTAEAAAAPDRRRTVALRRRLAAQLLFELVLPLGSYYGLRAAGVGQWLSMVVGGVLLLPWIAYGVVRQRRVEAMAVFTLSLVVAGTLLSLITGSPRVLMIRDSWLTAAIGLWVLGTLLTRRPFIMTASRGIVIAKVGEAGLTAWEARWDAEPTFRRHLRLVTAVWGAVFLLDAVLRVVLAYTIPVDSFPLTSTLLWLVLLGGLLAFHNWYITRHGLKL; encoded by the coding sequence ATGACCACAGCGGACACGGGGGAACACACCATGGCAACGCACCAGACACCACAGACACAGACACAGACACAGACACAGACCGACACGGCCCAGACCGACACGGCCGAGGCCGCCGCGGCGCCCGACCGGCGTCGCACGGTGGCGCTGCGCCGGCGGCTCGCCGCACAGCTGCTCTTCGAACTCGTCCTCCCCCTCGGCTCCTACTACGGGCTGCGCGCCGCCGGCGTCGGCCAGTGGCTCTCGATGGTGGTCGGCGGTGTGCTGCTCCTGCCGTGGATCGCTTACGGCGTCGTGCGGCAGCGGCGCGTCGAGGCGATGGCGGTGTTCACGCTGAGCCTGGTGGTGGCAGGAACGCTGCTGTCCCTGATCACTGGCAGCCCGCGAGTGCTGATGATCAGGGACAGCTGGCTGACCGCCGCGATCGGGCTCTGGGTACTCGGCACGCTGCTGACCCGGCGCCCGTTCATCATGACGGCCTCGCGCGGCATCGTCATCGCCAAGGTCGGCGAGGCCGGACTGACCGCCTGGGAGGCGCGATGGGACGCGGAGCCGACGTTCCGTCGCCACCTGCGGCTGGTCACGGCGGTGTGGGGCGCGGTCTTCCTGCTCGACGCGGTGCTGCGGGTGGTGTTGGCGTACACGATCCCGGTGGACAGCTTCCCGCTCACCAGCACTCTGCTCTGGCTGGTACTGCTCGGCGGGCTGCTCGCGTTCCACAACTGGTACATCACCCGCCACGGTCTGAAGCTGTAG
- a CDS encoding TetR/AcrR family transcriptional regulator gives MQAKNSTAKQKERRTKSASFTETGRRAQIVAAAIDVIAEVGYHRASFAKIAEHAGLSSTGMISYHFDGRDDLMREVVTEVLRLGDGYLRPRIEAHTRYADRLRASIEGNLDLLAEYPNHLAAMVDILANLRGGDPGMVAFLEATEANLTVQVEQLRKAQRTGEFGDFDPWVMMRAIRAAIDDVVRRATHDPDLDVRAVGRELADLFDRATRKTP, from the coding sequence ATGCAAGCAAAAAACAGCACGGCCAAGCAGAAGGAGCGGAGGACCAAGTCGGCCTCCTTCACGGAGACGGGGCGCCGCGCGCAGATCGTCGCCGCGGCCATCGACGTCATCGCCGAAGTCGGGTACCACCGGGCCTCGTTCGCGAAAATCGCGGAGCACGCAGGGCTGAGCAGCACAGGGATGATCTCCTACCACTTCGATGGGCGGGACGACCTGATGCGTGAGGTCGTCACCGAGGTGCTGCGGCTCGGGGACGGATATCTGCGCCCCCGCATCGAGGCCCACACGCGATACGCGGACCGGCTGCGGGCGTCCATCGAAGGCAACCTCGACCTGCTCGCCGAGTACCCGAATCACCTTGCGGCGATGGTCGACATCCTCGCCAACCTCCGTGGCGGCGACCCCGGCATGGTCGCGTTCCTCGAAGCGACGGAGGCGAACCTCACCGTCCAGGTGGAGCAGCTCCGCAAGGCGCAGCGCACGGGCGAGTTCGGTGACTTCGACCCGTGGGTGATGATGCGGGCGATCCGCGCCGCCATCGACGACGTGGTGCGCCGCGCCACCCACGATCCCGATCTCGATGTGCGGGCCGTGGGCCGGGAGTTGGCGGATCTCTTCGACCGCGCCACCAGGAAGACACCATGA